TGACCGCCGCCACCCGGCTGGGGATCGACCGCCTGCGCGCAGCCCGGCGCCGGCGCGAGGTCTATCCGGGCCCGTGGCTGCCGGAGCCGGCCTCCGTCGCCGCCGACGCCCCGGCCGCGAACGAGCCCGCCGACGAGGCACCTGGCCCGGCGCGGGCGCTGGAGCGGGCCGAGGAGGTGTCGCTGGCCTTCCTGGCCGTGCTGGAGCGGCTGGGTCCGGAGGAGCGCGCCGCCTTCCTGCTGCGGGAAGTCTTCGACTACGACTACGCCGCCATCGCGGAACTGCTGGGACGCAACGAGGCGGCATGCCGGCAGATGGTGCATCGGGCGCGCGGCCGCGTCGCCGAGGCGCGGCCGCGCTTCGGGGTCGATCCGCGCCACCACCGCCGGCTGCTGGACAAGTTCATGCACGCCGCGCGCGACGGCGACCGCGAAGCGCTGCAGGACCTGCTCCACGCCGACGCGCAGCTGGTCTCCGATGGCGGCGGCAAGGCACTGGCCGCGATCCGTCCGCTGCATGGGGCTGAGCGCATCGCCCGGCTGTTCTGGGCCGTGGCACGCCGGCGCGACCCGGCGGTGCGCTGGCAGCTCGGCCTGGCCAACGGCGAACCGGCGATCCTGCGCTATCGCGGCGGCGAACTGGTGGGCATCACGGTGGCCACCAGCGAGGACGGACGCATCACTGCGCTCTACACCGTCGCCAATCCGGACAAGCTGGCTGTCACGAACGCATCGCCCGGTGCGTCCTCGTGGTGAAGGCGGCCATGGTGGCCGCCGCAGCAGAGAGCCACATGGACTTCCACCGCGTCGAATACCCGAAGCTTGTCCCCGCCGCATTCAAGGCGCTGTACACGGCCAGCACCGCCGTCCACGAGGGCGTCCTGGAACCCGCCCTGGTCGAACTGGTGTTCCTGCGCGTATCGCAGCTCAACGGCTGCGCCTACTGCATGGACATGCACGGGACCGCGCTGCGCAAGGCCGGCATCGAACCGCGCAAGCTCGATACCCTGGCTGGCTGGCGCGACAGTCGGTTCTTCGATGCGCGCGAGCGCGCCGCACTGGCCTGGGCCGAGGCGCTGACCACCCTGCCCTCCGGCGCGCCGGCCGATGCCACCTACGAGGCGCTGAAGGCGCACTTCGACGATGCCGGCATCGCCACCCTGACGATGGCCGCGGCCCTGATCCAGGCCTGGAACCGGCTCGGCGTGGGCCTGCAACCCGAGCTGCCCTGACCGCGACCGCTCAGCCCTGCGCGTCGAAGCGCTCGCGCAGGGCCTGGCGGTAGCGGCGGCTGCACGGCAGTACGCTGCCGTCCTTCAGGTGGACGCGCGCGTCGCCACTGTCCAGCGGCTCGATCGAGGCGACCTGGGACAGGGCGACCACGTGGCTGCGGTGGATCCGGGCGAAGCGGCCCGGGTCCAGCTGCTCCTCGACCCGGGCCAGGGTGCTGCGCAGCGGGTAATCGCGGCCACGCACGCGCAGGTTCACGTAGTTGCCCGAGGCCTGCAGCCACTCGATCTCGTCGATCGCCACCAGGAACTCGCGGCCCAGCTTGCGCACCAGGAACCGCTCCGGCCGCGGCGCGGGCCCGGCCGCCGGGCCGTCGTCCTCCACGCCGCTACCCGGCAGGCTGGCCTCGCCCTGCCAGCGCCGCATCAGGAACCGGTAGCCCTCCATCAGCACCACCATGGCGGCGAAGTCGCGTGCGTCCTTGAGGTACTCGTAGGCCAGGCCGCGCGGCCAGGGGCCGAAGTCGTAGTCAGCGCCCATCGCGGCGTAGGCCAGCTCGCGCAGGCCGACCATGGCCAGCACGTGGACCAGGCACAGCACCACGCTGGCGACGGCATACAGCGCCAGCCGCCGCCACAGCCGGTGCCAGTAGAAGGGGAAGCGGCCGGTGAACCAGGCCACGCCGGGGACCAGCACCAGCAGCCACACCAGCGCGCTGGAGCCCTCCCACACCACCGGCTCCCAGGACGCCGAACCGGCGCCCAGGCGGCGCAGGTCGATCAGGGTGGTCAGGCTGTTGCCGAGGAAGTTGGCCAGGATCAGCGCGGTCCACAGCCCCGCCTCAACCCAGGGTTTCCAGGGGAGGTAGCGCTGGTAGGACAGGGGCTGGTTCGGCATCGGCGCATTCTAGCCACCGTGTCCCGCCGGCCGGCCCCGGTTCGTCCCTGCCAGCCCGCGATCCGTCCCGGCGGGCGGTCGACTCGTCACCCTGCGTGCCGGCCACGGCCGCGCCGGTGCGAGCCTTGCCGGCCTCGACCCCGGAGCCGCCATGGATACGCCGACCTCCAGCACCACCCTTCCCGCCACCCGTCGCCACGACCTGGACTGGGTGCGGGTCTGCGCCTTCGGCCTGCTCGTCCTGTACCACGTGGGCATGTATTACGTGACCTGGGACTGGCACGTGAACAGCCCCTTCGCCAGCCACGCGCTGGAGCCGGCGATGATGCTCACCGCACCCTGGCGGCTGTCTCTGCTGTTCCTGGTCTCCGGCGTGGCCACCGCCTTCCTGCTGGCCCGGGCCCGGCGCCAGGCCGAGACCGGCGGCGGCCGGGCCAGGTTCCTAGGCGCACGCTCCTGGCGGCTGCTGGTGCCGCTGCTGTTCGGAATGGCCGTGGTCGTGGTCCCGCAGTCCTACTACGAAGTCGTGGAGAAGCTGCCCGGCGGCTACCACGACGGTTTCCTCGCGTTCTGGGGTCGCTACCTGCATGGCGACCAGGGCTTCTGCGGGCCTGAAGGCTGCCTGGTCCTGCCGACCTGGAACCACCTGTGGTTCGTGGCCTACCTGTGGGTCTACACCGTGGCGCTGTGGCTGCTCTGGCGCCTCGCCCGGCCCCTGCTGGAGCGCACCGCTCCTGTCCTTGGGCGGGCGCTGTCGGGCTGGGGCCTGCTGTTGTGGCCGGCGCTGGCGCTGGCCCTGGCGCGGCTGCTGCTGGTCGGCCGTTTCGGCTCGACCCATGCACTGGTGGACGACTGGTACAACCACGTGCAGTACTTCGGCGTGTTCCTGCTCGGATTCCTGGTGGCGCGCAGCGCCGGCTTCTGGGGTGCAGCCGAACGCCTGCGCTGGCCGGCGCTGCTGGCGTGGCTCGCCACCTGGGCCGCGCTGGCCGGCTACATGCACGCCTATGCGGACAGCGATCCGCCCGAGGCGCTGCGCATGGCGATGCGCGTGGCCTGGGGCGTGGACCAGTGGTGCGCGATCGTGGCGGTGCTGGGCTTCGCGCGGCGGCTGGCGCCGGGCGACGGCCCGCTGCTGCGCTACCTGGTGCCGGCGGTATTCCCGGTCTACATCCTCCACCAGACGCTGATCGTGGTCGCCGCGCACAACCTCAAGCCGCTGGCGCTGCACCCGCTGCTGGAAGGCCCGCTGCTGGTGGTGCTGGCGTTCGGCGCCTGCTTCGCCGCCTACGAGGTCATCCGCCGGGTGCCGCCGCTGCGGCCGCTGTTCGGGTTGCGGTACCGCGAGCGTGCGGCACCGGTCGCGGCTCAGGCCGGCGCGGCGTGCTCGACCACCAGCTGCACCGCGGCGCCGCCGCGGTAGTCGTCCGGCTGCAGGCGGTAGGCCAGGTGCAAGTGCGGCGCCGGCGCACCGCCCTGCCAGCCGCCGAAGTGGATCGCCGCCAGCGGCTCGCGCCGTTCGGGATGGCGCAGCCGCAGGCGCAGGTGGCGTTCGCCGATCGGGCGCCACTCCAGCACCTCGAAATGGCCATCGAACAGCGGCTCGGGGAAGCCCTGTCCCCACGGCCCGCCATCGCGCAGCGCCTCGGCGTGGAAACGGTCGAACTCCTGCGGCAGCAGCTCCCCGTCGCTCAGCAGCTCCGCCTGCAGCAGGCCGTCGTCCAGCGCCGCCTGCGCATGCGCCAGCCAGGCCTGTTCGAACGCCGGCAGGTTGGCCAGGTCCAGGGTCAGGCCGGCGGCCATGGCGTGGCCGCCGAAGCGCTGGACCAGGCCGGGGTGGCGCGCATCCACCGCCGCCAGCGCGTCGCGGATATGGAAGCCCGGGATCGATCGGGCCGAACCGCGCAGCACCTGCGCGCCAGGCTCGGCCGGGGCGAAGGCCAGCACCGGGCGGTGCAGGCGCTCCTTCATCTTCGAGGCCACCAGCCCGACCACGCCGGGATGCCATTCCGGGTCGAACAGGCACGGCGCCAGCGGCGGCGCGCCCTCGCCGATCCGTGCGCGGGACAGCGCGGCCTCGGCATCGTCGGTCATCGCCTGCTGCACGGCGCGGCGTTCGGCGTTGATGTCGTTGAGGATGCCGGCCAGCTCGCGCGCCCGTGCCGGGTCGTCGGTGAGCAGGCACTCGATGCCCAGGGCCATGTCCTCGAGCCGGCCCGCAGCATTGAGCCGCGGGCCGACCGCGAAGCCGATGTCCGCGGCGGTCAGGCAGGCCATGTCGCGGCCGCAGACTTCGACCAGCGCACGCAGCCCTGCACAGCCCTGGCCCGCGCGCAGGCGGCGCAGCCCGGCGGCGGCCAGGGCGCGGTTGTTCGCATCCAGCGGCACCAGGTCGGCGATGGTGCCGACCGCGACCAGGTCCAGCAGGGTCGACAGGTCGGGCTCGCCCTGCGGGAACGCACCGGCCTGGCGCAGGTGCCGGCGCAGCGCCACCAGCACGTAGAAGATCACGCCCACGCCGGCCAGGCACTTGCTCGGGAAGGCGTCGCCGGCGCAGTTCGGATTGACGATGGCATCGGCCGGCGGCAACTGCTGGCCCGGCAGGTGGTGGTCGGTGACCAGCACCTGCCAGCCGCGCGCGCGCGCCGCGGCGACGCCGGCATGGCAGGCGATGCCGTGGTCCACGGTGACCAGCAGTTCCGGCTGCAGCGCGGCCAGTTCGTCCACCAGCGCCGGCGAGAGGCCATAGCCGTGGACCATGCGGTTGGGCACCGCGTGCGAGACCCGCTTGGCGCCGAGCATCCGCAGGCCGCGCACGCCCACGGCGCAGGCGGTGGCGCCGTCGCAGTCGAAGTCGCCGACCACCACGATATGGCGGCCGTCGCGGATGGCCGCGGCGAGCAGCTCCAGCGCCGCCGCCAGGCCACCCAGCGCATCCGGCGGCAGCAGGTCGGACAGGCGCGGGCGCGCCAGCTCGAAGCGGTCGGCGCCGCGCGCGGCATAGATACGGCGCAGCAGCGGCGGCACGTTTCCGGGCCAGGACTCGCCCGGGGTGACCGGATCGCGGCGGCGGATGCGGGGTGCGGCCGGGGTCATGCGGGCCGGGATGCAGCGGTCATGCTTCCAGCGTGCGCAGCGGGCCGCGCCAGAACCGCCAGCGCTGGCCGCGGCGCAGGTGCAGCCGGGTGCCGTCCTCGAAATCCAGCAGCAGGGTGTCGAACTCGTCGCGCTCCATCGACGCCAGCAGCGGCGGCAGCACCTGGCTGCCCAGCACCTCGAGCGAACGCAGGTGGCGCAGGTCGACCAGGCTGTCGCCGATCGCACCGCGCGGCGCATCGGCCGCAGGCGCGGCGATCGCGGCAC
This genomic interval from Pseudoxanthomonas suwonensis 11-1 contains the following:
- a CDS encoding carboxymuconolactone decarboxylase family protein; this translates as MDFHRVEYPKLVPAAFKALYTASTAVHEGVLEPALVELVFLRVSQLNGCAYCMDMHGTALRKAGIEPRKLDTLAGWRDSRFFDARERAALAWAEALTTLPSGAPADATYEALKAHFDDAGIATLTMAAALIQAWNRLGVGLQPELP
- a CDS encoding RNA polymerase sigma-70 factor; translation: MQPVDHFHRHQHRLLALAYRLLGTRADAEDVVQDTWLRWHRADQAAIADPEAWLVTAATRLGIDRLRAARRRREVYPGPWLPEPASVAADAPAANEPADEAPGPARALERAEEVSLAFLAVLERLGPEERAAFLLREVFDYDYAAIAELLGRNEAACRQMVHRARGRVAEARPRFGVDPRHHRRLLDKFMHAARDGDREALQDLLHADAQLVSDGGGKALAAIRPLHGAERIARLFWAVARRRDPAVRWQLGLANGEPAILRYRGGELVGITVATSEDGRITALYTVANPDKLAVTNASPGASSW
- the recJ gene encoding single-stranded-DNA-specific exonuclease RecJ, which gives rise to MTPAAPRIRRRDPVTPGESWPGNVPPLLRRIYAARGADRFELARPRLSDLLPPDALGGLAAALELLAAAIRDGRHIVVVGDFDCDGATACAVGVRGLRMLGAKRVSHAVPNRMVHGYGLSPALVDELAALQPELLVTVDHGIACHAGVAAARARGWQVLVTDHHLPGQQLPPADAIVNPNCAGDAFPSKCLAGVGVIFYVLVALRRHLRQAGAFPQGEPDLSTLLDLVAVGTIADLVPLDANNRALAAAGLRRLRAGQGCAGLRALVEVCGRDMACLTAADIGFAVGPRLNAAGRLEDMALGIECLLTDDPARARELAGILNDINAERRAVQQAMTDDAEAALSRARIGEGAPPLAPCLFDPEWHPGVVGLVASKMKERLHRPVLAFAPAEPGAQVLRGSARSIPGFHIRDALAAVDARHPGLVQRFGGHAMAAGLTLDLANLPAFEQAWLAHAQAALDDGLLQAELLSDGELLPQEFDRFHAEALRDGGPWGQGFPEPLFDGHFEVLEWRPIGERHLRLRLRHPERREPLAAIHFGGWQGGAPAPHLHLAYRLQPDDYRGGAAVQLVVEHAAPA
- a CDS encoding acyltransferase family protein, with amino-acid sequence MDTPTSSTTLPATRRHDLDWVRVCAFGLLVLYHVGMYYVTWDWHVNSPFASHALEPAMMLTAPWRLSLLFLVSGVATAFLLARARRQAETGGGRARFLGARSWRLLVPLLFGMAVVVVPQSYYEVVEKLPGGYHDGFLAFWGRYLHGDQGFCGPEGCLVLPTWNHLWFVAYLWVYTVALWLLWRLARPLLERTAPVLGRALSGWGLLLWPALALALARLLLVGRFGSTHALVDDWYNHVQYFGVFLLGFLVARSAGFWGAAERLRWPALLAWLATWAALAGYMHAYADSDPPEALRMAMRVAWGVDQWCAIVAVLGFARRLAPGDGPLLRYLVPAVFPVYILHQTLIVVAAHNLKPLALHPLLEGPLLVVLAFGACFAAYEVIRRVPPLRPLFGLRYRERAAPVAAQAGAACSTTSCTAAPPR
- a CDS encoding LytTR family DNA-binding domain-containing protein, producing the protein MPNQPLSYQRYLPWKPWVEAGLWTALILANFLGNSLTTLIDLRRLGAGSASWEPVVWEGSSALVWLLVLVPGVAWFTGRFPFYWHRLWRRLALYAVASVVLCLVHVLAMVGLRELAYAAMGADYDFGPWPRGLAYEYLKDARDFAAMVVLMEGYRFLMRRWQGEASLPGSGVEDDGPAAGPAPRPERFLVRKLGREFLVAIDEIEWLQASGNYVNLRVRGRDYPLRSTLARVEEQLDPGRFARIHRSHVVALSQVASIEPLDSGDARVHLKDGSVLPCSRRYRQALRERFDAQG